In Candida orthopsilosis Co 90-125, chromosome 4 draft sequence, a single genomic region encodes these proteins:
- a CDS encoding Gnd1 6-phosphogluconate dehydrogenase, translating to MSTDSKAPAQPQGDLGLIGLAVMGQNLILNAADHGFNVVAFNRTVSKVDHFLDNEAKGNKHIIGAHSIQELVDNLKRPRRIMLLVKAGPAVDAFIEQLLPYLDKGDIIIDGGNSHFPDSNRRYEELKKKGILFVGCGVSGGEEGARHGPSLMPGGNEEAWPHIKPIFQAIAAKSDGEPCCDWVGDAGAGHYVKMVHNGIEYGDMQLICEAYDVMKRVGKFDDKEIAEVFAQWNKGVLDSYLIEITRDILRFNDPTDNKPVVEKILDTAGQKGTGKWTAINALDLGIPVTLIGEAVFARCLSALKPERVKASKILKGPEVGSKSPITDKKKFIDDLEQALYASKIISYAQGFMLMRQASADYNWKLNYSVIALMWRGGCIIRSVFLKEITAAYRQNPDLDNLLFHPFFLEAVTKAQSGWRAALGHAITEGIPTPAFSTALAFYDGLRSEQLPANLLQAQRDYFGAHTFQVSKGKGTSFVPEDKWVHVNWTGRGGDVSASNYDV from the exons ATGTCAACTGATTCAAAAGCTCCTGCTCAACCACA AGGTGATCTCGGTTTAATTGGTTTGGCCGTTATGGGTCAAAACTTGATTCTTAACGCTGCCGACCACGGATTCAATGTTGTTGCTTTCAACAGAACTGTTTCCAAGGTTGACCATTTCTTGGACAATGAGGCTAAAGGTAACAAGCACATCATTGGTGCTCACTCTATTCAAGAGTTGGTAGACAACTTGAAGAGACCAAGAAGAATTATGTTGTTGGTTAAGGCAGGTCCAGCTGTTGATGCTttcattgaacaattgttgCCATACTTGGACAAAGGTGATATTATCATTGATGGTGGTAATTCACATTTCCCAGACAGTAACAGAAGATAcgaagaattgaaaaagaagggTATCTTGTTTGTTGGTTGTGGTGTTTCTGGTGGTGAAGAAGGTGCTAGACACGGTCCATCTTTGATGCCAGGTGGTAACGAAGAAGCTTGGCCACACATTAAGCCAATCTTCCAAGCCATTGCTGCTAAATCTGATGGGGAACCATGCTGTGACTGGGTTGGTGATGCCGGTGCTGGTCATTACGTCAAGATGGTCCACAATGGTATTGAATATGGTGatatgcaattgatttgtgaAGCTTATGATGTCATGAAGAGAGTTGGTAAGTTTGACGATAAGGAGATCGCTGAAGTTTTCGCTCAATGGAACAAGGGTGTTTTGGACTCATACTTGATTGAAATCACCAGAGATATTTTGAGATTCAATGATCCAACTGACAACAAGccagttgttgaaaagattttggataCTGCTGGTCAAAAAGGTACTGGTAAATGGACTGCCATCAACGCCCTTGATTTGGGTATTCCAGTCACTTTAATTGGTGAAGCTGTCTTCGCAAGATGTCTTTCTGCTTTGAAACCGGAAAGAGTTAAGGCTTCAAAGATCTTGAAAGGACCAGAAGTTGGttcaaaatcaccaattactgacaagaaaaaattcattgatgacTTGGAACAAGCTTTGTATGCATCCAAGATTATCTCATACGCCCAAGGTTTCATGTTAATGAGACAAGCTTCAGCTGACTACAACTGGAAATTGAACTACAGTGTCATTGCCTTGATGTGGAGAGGTGGATGTATTATCAGATCAGTTTTCTTGAAGGAAATTACTGCTGCTTATAGACAAAATCCAGACTTGGACAACTTGTTGTTCCAccctttctttttggaaGCTGTTACTAAAGCTCAATCTGGTTGGAGAGCCGCTCTCGGTCATGCCATCACTGAAGGTATCCCAACCCCAGCCTTCTCCACTGCTTTGGCTTTCTATGATGGTTTGAGATCAGAACAATTGCCTGCCAACTTGTTGCAAGCTCAAAGAGATTACTTTGGTGCTCACACTTTCCAAGTCTCCAAAGGTAAGGGAACCAGCTTTGTCCCAGAAGACAAATGGGTTCACGTTAACTGGACTGGTAGAGGTGGTGATGTCTCTGCTTCTAATTATGATGTCTGa
- a CDS encoding Smf2 protein (S. cerevisiae homolog SMF2 has di-, tri-valent inorganic cation transmembrane transporter activity and role in manganese ion transport, cellular cobalt ion homeostasis, cobalt ion transport, cellular manganese ion homeostasis): MSLSSITRSINLRNIISTVKKYSRFIGPGLMVSVAFLDPGNYSTAVSAGNAYKYSLLFSILLSNCLAIFLQTLAAKLGAVTGLDLAANCKAHFSFRTNLVLYIMTEIAIIATDLAEVVGTAIALNILFKIPLFLGVIVTVVDVLIVLAAYRPKGPLLFIRIFESFVSILVAATVVCFGIQLYQVSHDKSINFSAIEVLKGFLPNENVVDMSEREGGNGLFLSLAILGATVMPHSLYLGSGLVQSRLKDYDMKNGFYKPWPKGKNHSSLSAVTTSDEITINPGEHESHDQDLTTPTPLEGLNSPLPPFEKDADTTTLGEDEDDNYRPSIHAIKDTMSYTIIELVVSLFTVALFVNSAILIVAGATLNSPKVDSRDDHDEGNDSDYDSEQDDNYENADLFTIYHLLSKHLSPTAGFVFALALLCSGQSAGVVCTLAGQMVSEGFLSWSLPPIARRLITRGMAIAPCLFVVTFAGREGLAKTLNASQVVLSLLLPIVSAPLIWFTCNKHTMKVPIYVRDGDEDVDIATNLFDDEIGNVAPINTQINSKRFTSSEPAIRLQDLRKSHPCAGWEDDDEEEDGNHHDPLTSNYNEESRRLIGDDVHANNETETFAQSHSTIKPRSNSTVSISNRPVSDSSVGSSSSASPNMLTTDTEDEYLDEENYRIKGYKDFSNSTLTSIFAVLIWSFITLLNVYLVVNMVIDA; the protein is encoded by the coding sequence ATGTCCCTTTCCAGCATAACAAGATCCATCAACCTACGAAATATCATTTCAACCGtcaaaaaatattcaagATTCATAGGCCCTGGTCTAATGGTCAGTGTTGCTTTTCTAGATCCAGGAAATTATTCGACTGCAGTATCAGCAGGAAATGCATACAAATATAGTTTATTATTTTCCATActattatcaaattgtcTTGCCATTTTCCTACAGACGCTAGCGGCCAAACTTGGGGCCGTTACAGGGTTAGATCTAGCAGCTAATTGCAAAGCCCATTTTCTGTTTAGGACCAATCTTGTACTATACATTATGACTGAAATCGCCATTATTGCGACTGATTTGGCTGAAGTTGTAGGTACAGCTATTGCGTTaaatattttgttcaaaattcCCTTGTTTTTAGGAGTCATTGttactgttgttgatgtattgattgttttggCTGCATATAGACCTAAAGGTCCACTTTTATTTATTCGGATATTTGAatcatttgtttcaattttggttgcaGCTACTGTTGTCTGTTTTGgaattcaattgtatcaagTGAGTCACGATAAGTCGATAAATTTCTCGGCTATTGAAGTACTAAAAGGCTTTCTTCCCAAtgaaaatgttgttgatatgtCTGAAAGAGAAGGTGGAAATGGGTTATTTTTAAGTTTGGCTATATTGGGTGCCACTGTAATGCCTCATTCTTTGTATCTTGGATCTGGATTGGTACAATCGAGGTTAAAAGATTACGATATGAAGAACGGATTTTACAAACCATGGCCGAAGGGAAAGAACCATTCATCGTTATCAGCGGTAACTACAAGTGATGAAATTACCATCAATCCTGGAGAACACGAATCACATGATCAAGACTTGACGACTCCCACACCCCTAGAGGGACTCAATCTGCCTCTACCcccttttgaaaaagatgcCGATACAACCACACTTGGCGAAGATGAAGACGATAATTACAGACCATCAATCCACGCAATAAAGGACACAATGTCATACACAATCATTGAGTTGGTGGTTTCATTATTCACAGTTGCATTATTTGTCAACTCGGCCATTTTGATAGTGGCTGGTGCTACACTCAATAGCCCAAAGGTTGATTCACGTGATGATCATGATGAAGGAAATGACTCGGATTATGATTCTGAGCAAGATGACAACTACGAAAACGCCGATTTGTTCACCATTTATCACCTACTTTCCAAGCATTTATCTCCCACGGCAGGATTTGTATTTGCTTTGGCGTTGTTGTGTTCTGGTCAAAGTGCAGGTGTTGTTTGCACATTAGCTGGGCAAATGGTTTCTGAAGGGTTTTTATCATGGAGCTTACCACCCATTGCCAGAAGATTAATCACACGAGGAATGGCAATTGCACCATGTTTATTTGTTGTCACTTTCGCTGGTAGAGAGGGACTAGCAAAAACATTGAATGCAAGTCAAGTTGTATTATCTTTGCTTTTGCCAATTGTCAGTGCTCCACTAATTTGGTTCACTTGTAATAAGCATACAATGAAAGTACCCATTTATGTACGagatggtgatgaagatgttgataTTGCAACtaatttatttgatgaCGAAATTGGAAATGTGGCTCCAATCAATActcaaatcaattccaagAGATTTACAAGTTCAGAGCCAGCTATCAGGCTTCAAGATTTGCGCAAGTCACATCCATGTGCTGGTTGGGAggatgacgatgaagaggaagatggTAATCATCATGACCCATTGACCAGCAATTATAATGAAGAGAGCAGGCGATTGATAGGTGATGATGTACATGCGAATAATGAAACAGAAACTTTTGCTCAGTCGCATAGTACGATAAAACCAAGATCAAACTCAACTGTTCTGATTTCTAACCGGCCGGTGTCTGATTCAAGTGTGGGTTCATCATCGTCGGCTCTGCCCAATATGTTGACTACTGACACAGAAGATGAATATTTAGACGAAGAAAATTACCGAATCAAGGGTTATAAAGATTTCAGTAACTCTACATTGACATCTATATTTGCGGTCTTGATTTGGAGTTTTAttacattgttgaatgtgTACTTGGTGGTAAATATGGTGATAGACGCATAA
- a CDS encoding Dal7 allantoate permease, producing the protein MTETHSLSTSNNVDNEKIHEVVTTIPEEQIERDNAAGYELYEKAQDISTEEDLEIYKRVLSKVDWRIVPLLCITYTLQFLDKLSLNYASAYSFKEDLNLVGQRYSWVAAIFNFGYLFWAIPGNYIIQRLPVAKYTGFMLFTWSIILIGHVGLSNYGGALVIRFILGMFEASISPSCMIICGSFYTIKQQPIRMCLFLSFNGVATMVGALLGFGLGHATHASIKPWKLIFLVIGLMNLVWSGIFLWLCPDSPEHAKFLTEEEKAVLIKHIASNNQGVKDKKFQKYQVVEALCDVSVLMIATVGLACGVINGGSSNFISALIKGFGFTGIQATALQLPLGAIEVVFVVVGGIVSFTIKNTRCYVLFAFCIAPLVGLIGIHTISLDHRWSLVGCAFLQFIIGGPVIMCWILLNANVSGSSKRTIANGIWFLLYAAGNIIGANIFYTNQAPKYRSGVIGLITCYCGIMVLAICIRLVLMRRNRMKNKLQNGQPEEQKEQAVLNGFLGMTDFENEGFRYSL; encoded by the coding sequence ATGACTGAAACTCATTCATTGTCGACATCAAATAACGTAGACAACGAGAAAATCCATGAAGTGGTGACTACAATCCCTGAAGAGCAAATCGAACGCGACAATGCTGCTGGGTATGAACTTTATGAAAAAGCACAAGATATCTCCACCGAGGAAGATTTGGagatttacaaaagagTTTTGAGTAAAGTTGATTGGAGAATTGTACCTTTACTTTGCATTACATATACATTGCAATTTTTGGATAAATTATCATTGAATTATGCTTCGGCGTATAGTTTCAAAGAAGACTTGAATTTAGTGGGACAACGGTATTCTTGGGTTGCTGctattttcaactttgggTACTTGTTTTGGGCAATTCCAGGGAATTACATTATACAACGACTTCCAGTTGCTAAATACACTGGCTTCATGTTGTTTACATGGTCGATAATTTTGATTGGTCATGTTGGATTAAGCAACTACGGAGGAGCATTAGTGATTAGATTCATCTTGGGGATGTTTGAAGCAAGTATCAGTCCATCATGTATGATAATATGTGGGTCCTTCTACACTATAAAGCAACAACCTATACGTATGTGTTTATTCTTATCATTTAATGGGGTTGCCACAATGGTTGGTGCGTTATTGGGATTTGGATTAGGTCATGCCACTCACGCTAGTATTAAACCTTGGaaattgatctttttgGTGATTGGATTAATGAATCTTGTTTGGTCGGGGATTTTCCTTTGGTTATGTCCTGATTCTCCTGAGCATGCCAAGTTCTTAACCGAAGAGGAAAAAGCCGTGTTGATCAAACACATAGCTAGTAATAATCAAGGTGTCAAGGATAAAAAGTTTCAGAAATATCAAGTGGTTGAAGCATTATGTGATGTGTCggtattgatgattgcTACAGTGGGATTAGCTTGCGGTGTAATCAATGGTGGGTCTTCAAACTTTATCTCAGCTTTGATCAAAGGCTTTGGGTTTACTGGTATCCAGGCCACAGCATTACAATTACCCTTGGGCGCCATAGAGGTGGTGTTTGTCGTAGTTGGAGGTATTGTATCATTTACTATCAAAAACACCCGTTGCTATGTTTTATTTGCATTTTGTATTGCTCCATTGGTTGGCCTTATTGGAATCCACACTATATCCCTAGACCATAGATGGTCATTAGTTGGATGCGCGTTTCTTCAGTTTATAATTGGAGGCCCAGTGATTATGTGTTGGATATTACTCAATGCAAACGTGTCAGGAAGTTCCAAACGCACAATAGCAAATGGTATATGGTTCTTGTTGTATGCTGCTGGTAATATCATTGGTGCAAATATCTTTTACACAAATCAAGCACCAAAGTATAGAAGTGGTGTTATTGGCTTAATTACTTGCTATTGTGGTATTATGGTGTTGGCAATATGTATTAGGTTGGTATTGATGAGAAGAAATAGGATGAAGAATAAGTTGCAAAATGGTCAACCtgaagaacaaaaagaGCAAGCAGTATTGAATGGATTCTTGGGAATGACCGACTTTGAAAACGAGGGGTTTAGATATTCGTTATAG
- a CDS encoding Met3 ATP sulfurlyase of sulfate assimilation, translating to MPIPKPHGGQLNDLIIRDAEKKPQLLKEVETLPHLTLTPRQLCDLELILNGGFSPLTGFLNEDDYKSVVEDLRLTSVKNDQGKGLIWPIPITLDVSPQTAQQYKIGDRIALLDLRDETPLAILTIESIYTPDKQKEAKSVFRGDPEHPANKYLFETAGDVYIGGSLEGINYPKHYDYVDARKTPTELRKEFDSLGWTNQNIVAFQTRNPMHRAHRELTIRAANDIGSNAHILIHPVVGLTKPGDIDHHTRVKVYKQILQKFPDGLASLSLLPLAMRMGGDREALWHALIRTNYGVDHFIVGRDHAGPGKNSQGVDFYGPYDAQELLQKYQDELDIKIVPFRMVTYLPDEDRYAPIDTIDTSKVKTANISGTELRNKLRTGDAIPEWFSYPEVVKILRETNPPRFKQGFVIIIETESKLGQYLSYALQSTLNQFSGERRITKIDQQEHNVEPFIINELVKSGAGVILTTENTHTDKIAKLVGDGNSIIVGSKGDAFKGQFKLNEDLNVTIDEIVSFLQEQGFY from the coding sequence ATGCCTATTCCAAAACCACACGGAGGTCAACTTAATGACTTGATTATTCGTGATGCTGAAAAAAAGCCAcagttgttgaaagaagttgaaactTTACCACATTTGACATTAACCCCAAGACAATTGTGTGATTTAGAATTGATCTTGAATGGTGGGTTCTCTCCATTGACTGGATTTCttaatgaagatgattacaaaagtgttgttgaagatttacgTTTGACTTCAGTCAAGAATGATCAAGGTAAAGGATTGATCTGGCCAATTCCAATTACTTTGGATGTTTCTCCACAAACTGctcaacaatacaaaattggTGATAGAATTGCTTTGTTAGATTTAAGAGATGAAACTCCATTGGCCATTTTAACTATTGAGTCAATCTATACTCCAgataaacaaaaggaaGCCAAGCTGGTTTTTAGAGGTGATCCAGAACATCCAGCAAACAAATATCTTTTCGAAACTGCTGGTGATGTTTACATTGGTGGTTCATTGGAAGGTATCAACTACCCTAAACATTACGACTATGTTGATGCAAGAAAGACTCCAActgaattgagaaaagaatttgattcCTTGGGATGGACTAACCAAAATATTGTTGCTTTCCAAACAAGAAATCCAATGCATAGAGCTCACCGTGAATTAACCATTAGAGCAGCTAATGATATTGGATCAAATGCCCacattttgattcatcCGGTTGTTGGTTTGACTAAACCAGGAGATATTGATCATCATACAAGAGTTAAAGTCTATAAGCAAATTCTACAAAAATTCCCTGATGGATTAGCTTCATTATCCCTTTTGCCTTTGGCTATGAGAATGGGTGGTGATAGAGAAGCCTTGTGGCATGCTTTAATCAGAACCAATTATGGTGTTGATCATTTCATTGTTGGTAGAGATCATGCCGGTCCTGGTAAAAACTCACAAGGTGTTGATTTCTATGGTCCTTATGATGCACAAGAATTGTTACAAAAGTATcaagatgaattggataTCAAAATTGTTCCATTTAGAATGGTTACTTACTTACCTGATGAAGATAGATATGCACCAATTGATACTATTGATACCTCAAAGGTTAAAACTGCCAACATTTCCGGAACCGAATTGAGAAATAAATTGCGTACTGGTGATGCCATTCCCGAGTGGTTTTCATACCCTGAAGTTGTGAAAATTTTGCGTGAAACTAACCCACCAAGATTTAAACAAGGTTTTGtcatcattattgaaactGAGTCGAAATTGGGTCAATATTTGAGCTATGCTTTACAATCGactttgaatcaatttagTGGTGAAAGAAGAATTACTAAAATCGATCAACAAGAACACAATGTTGAACCATTCATTATTAATGAATTGGTCAAATCAGGTGCTGGTGTCATCTTGACAACTGAAAATACTCACACTGATAAAATTGCCAAGTTGGTAGGTGATGGAAATTCCATTATTGTTGGATCAAAGGGTGACGCATTCAAGGGACAATTTAAATTGAACGAAGATCTCAATGTCAcgattgatgaaattgtatCCTTCTTACAAGAACAAGGTTTTTATTAA
- a CDS encoding Pdx1 pyruvate dehydrogenase complex protein X (involved in the respiratory pathway; essential component of the mitochondrial pyruvate dehydrogenase complex), translating to MLRSAFSRARVPSYVRLFHQSNFKYAASVFKMPAMSPTMTEGGIVSWKVKPGDTYNAGDVLLEVETDKANIDVEAADDGKLWEILESDGATGVPVGKPIAYIADVDDDLSTLEKPKVEEKEEGQPKKKSEEKEAKPQEKKQETKEKSAPKHEDSKPSSESKPSDSGVLQKANPSQKFSPAVELLLHENNISHEDAIAKIQATGPNGRILKGDVLAYLGTIPIDAVVDLATYLKSREHLDLSNIVVAKSSANKESEKDLSKTKSKEETTEVKPKPTNILSIEFSAPLEEHLGKNDFKQTFESVLSSAIHDTYAHKFPQYANSPSPSIYDQYDVFEELVTAPVTRKRFEVYDVKYNFYGDSITKPLTNRRLQPPRNDFDDLVGIPNETTPVVEVGTPRASVNFKVKFDEKLSDSKQFINYFEKALLEEAELYDIPANLLRISN from the coding sequence atgCTTAGATCCGCATTTTCTAGAGCAAGAGTACCCTCCTACGTTCGTTTATTCCACCAatctaatttcaaatatgCTGCATCAGTATTTAAGATGCCGGCCATGTCACCTACTATGACTGAAGGAGGAATTGTGTCATGGAAAGTGAAACCAGGTGATACCTATAATGCCGGGGATGTATTGTTGGAAGTTGAAACTGATAAAGCAAacattgatgttgaagcAGCCGATGATGGAAAATTGTgggaaattttggaaagtgATGGAGCTACTGGAGTACCAGTAGGAAAACCAATTGCATATATCGcagatgttgatgatgatttgagCACTTTGGAGAAACCAAAGGTTGAGGAGAAAGAAGAGGGGCAACCTAAGAAGAAGTcagaagagaaagaagcaAAACCACAAGAGAAGAAGCAAGAGACAAAGGAGAAATCAGCACCGAAACATGAAGATTCAAAACCATCCAGTGAATCTAAACCATCAGATTCTGGTGTACTTCAAAAAGCTAATCCGTCACAAAAGTTTTCACCAGCTGTTGAATTGCTTTTACATGAAAATAATATTTCTCATGAAGATGCAATTGCCAAGATTCAAGCAACTGGACCAAATGGAAGAATATTGAAGGGGGACGTATTGGCGTATCTTGGAACTATACCAATTGATGCAGTAGTTGACCTTGCCACGTATCTTAAATCAAGAGaacatttggatttgtCTAATATAGTAGTGGCAAAATCGAGTGCCAACAAGGAGTCGGAAAAAGATTTAAGtaaaaccaaatcaaaagaggAAACTACCGAAGTTAAACCAAAACCAACTAATATTCTCTCAATCGAATTTTCAGCTCCATTAGAAGAACATCTTGGCAAGAATGATTTCAAGCAAACATTTGAAAGTGTACTTAGTTCGGCAATTCATGACACATATGCTCATAAGTTCCCCCAATATGCCAATTCACCATCACCTTCCATTTATGATCAATATGATGTATTTGAGGAATTGGTTACTGCACCAGTTACCAGAAAGAGATTTGAAGTATATGATGTCAAATATAACTTTTATGGAGATTCTATAACTAAACCATTAACTAACAGGAGACTTCAGCCACCAagaaatgattttgatgatttagtAGGTATACCAAATGAAACTACAcctgttgttgaagtagGTACACCAAGAGCAAGTGTTAATTTTAAAgttaaatttgatgaaaaattgtctgattcaaaacaatttatcaattattttgaaaaagcgTTATTGGAGGAAGCTGAATTGTATGATATCCCAGCTAATTTGTTaagaatatcaaattaA